CTCTAGCCAAACTGAGCTACACCCCGACAAAACAAATTATATCATTACTCGCCAAACAATGCAAGTAAATCGAATCGCAGAAATCTGTTCTCAGATGCGTTTGGAGGTTTTATATACGCGAGTGTTTAAAATAAGCTTATCACTTGAAAGCCGGAGATCCCCAAACTTGAGAAGTCTTTGGAACTTATCATTCATTACATTTTTCCTTTTTCTACTAGCCAATCTTGCCCAATCGGACCCAACCGATATGTTAGTAGCTAAGCTGCCAAGCGGCTTGACTGTCATCATACGTGAGAAGCACACAATCAACCTAGCGGCGGTTGATATTTGGATTAAAGCTGGTAGCATTAATGAGACAGAAGAGAATCGTGGTGTTTCTCATTTCGTTGAACATATGATCTTTAAAGGCACGCAAAAGTACGGTCTTGGCGAGATCGACCGCACTGTCGAAGGAATTGGCGCCGAGCTGAATGGCGGTACATCAAAAGATTATGTACATTTCTACACAACGGTTGCTAGTGAGTACCTGCCGGTAGCATTGGACGTTTTAGCAGATGCAATTATTAACGCACGCTTTGCACCAGAAGATTTTGAAAAGGAGCGTGGCGTCATTCTAGATGAGATTGCACGTGCAGAGAGCGACCCTTCCCAAAAAGCAATCAGCTTGTTCATGGAGACAGCCTACTCGGTTCATCCTTACCGGTTTCCTAGCACCGGAACGCGAGAATCTGTCCAAAAGCTTACTTTAAAGGATTTAGATGAATATTATTTAGCCCACTACACACCGGAAAACACCTGCATAGTAATAGTAGGGGATGTAAACTCTGAAGTGGCGCTCAATCTTGTAAAGACAAAGTTTGCAGATTTTCGCATGAAATCATCTAGGGCCGTGCAAGTCCCGCAAGAGCCCCTGCAGACAAAGCCAATTGTTCGAAGGGTTCATATGGATATCGACCAGGCTTACATTGTTCTGGGTGTGCGGGCACCCTCGGCATCCGAGTTCAAGGATATATGCGCACTTGACATACTTCTTGGTGTGCTGGGGGACAGCTACCGTGGACGGTTGTCCTCGATATTTACCGAAAAAGGGATACGGTTCACGAAAATTGACCCTGATTTCACGACTCGACGAGATCCAACTGTTTTCTTAGTGCTCGTAGCTGTTGACCCTGAGGATGCAAAAGAGGCAGAGACGGCTCTTCTGGGCGAATTTGATAGGCTTGCCCAGGAAGGATTGTTGGAATCGGAGATAGGCCAAGGCAAGCGTCTCGCCGTGGGAAGCGACCTTTTCGAGCGGGAAACTTTCTCTGGCGAAGCGCGGACGCTTGGTCTTGGCTATGTGCTTGGATTGC
The genomic region above belongs to Armatimonadota bacterium and contains:
- a CDS encoding insulinase family protein, yielding SSQTELHPDKTNYIITRQTMQVNRIAEICSQMRLEVLYTRVFKISLSLESRRSPNLRSLWNLSFITFFLFLLANLAQSDPTDMLVAKLPSGLTVIIREKHTINLAAVDIWIKAGSINETEENRGVSHFVEHMIFKGTQKYGLGEIDRTVEGIGAELNGGTSKDYVHFYTTVASEYLPVALDVLADAIINARFAPEDFEKERGVILDEIARAESDPSQKAISLFMETAYSVHPYRFPSTGTRESVQKLTLKDLDEYYLAHYTPENTCIVIVGDVNSEVALNLVKTKFADFRMKSSRAVQVPQEPLQTKPIVRRVHMDIDQAYIVLGVRAPSASEFKDICALDILLGVLGDSYRGRLSSIFTEKGIRFTKIDPDFTTRRDPTVFLVLVAVDPEDAKEAETALLGEFDRLAQEGLLESEIGQGKRLAVGSDLFERETFSGEARTLGLGYVLGLPELASHYAETVQNLARAEVNAAVRKYFGGNKYTLVIIEPQVSMEGS